ACAACTGACATTGTTAATTCGAtccaacgaagaaaagaaaattctatcCAAAGTGACCTCTATTCGAGATAAagaatcgctacctaccccgttaTCGAGTAAATCGGTGATCCTAATTTTGTTACTTGGATGTGGTAACAACAGTAAGTCCACAACTTACACGGTTAATTCGAtctaacgaagaaaagaaaattgtatccaGGTTAAGAAGAACGCGACGCTATCGGTAAAGCAAACGTAAACAATATCGATtaatgtttctttattcgcaAGCCTTTCGAAGTCTCGTTAAAACGACTGACCCAGTACGACGCCCAATTCCCTTTAGAagtaatatttctttctctctgtaaTAAATTTCGTACGGAATCTGAATTTCAAACGCGAATTAAAGTTATATAAATCTATACGTATATTtccttgtgaaaaaaaaaagagaaaaaaaatttatttaacatttgaacacgcacacacacgtgtataaaatatgtacaaGGATATACCGAAACGAGGGCAAAACCGTGTTTCTACGAATCGGCGTAATTCGAGACCGTGTAGCTCGAGGACTCATTGTGCCGTAGTacgtaattcaatttaatgactcGGAACGTGGCAAATTTCGTGTTACTTCAGGTAATCGAGGCGCATTTCCATTTTACCAAGACCTCGATGTCCCCAAGGTCTTAAATGTTCTTTGAAAAGTTAAATTCGTGGTTAATGCGCAACGAACGTTACCCGCGCGTAATTTTTTCCCGTTTCATTTGAAAATTCATCGCGAAACCGTGTTAATCGAAGGTATTTCGAAATAATTCTGCCACGGTCGGAAAATTACTGGAAAATCGAACAACGTACCCGGAGTGAAATCTTCGTTGTCCCTGCGTTGCGTTTCATCGCGGATATTTAACGAtgacgtttctcgaaacgatcgaaacgttcacgAGACGAAGATCGTTGCGTAAATGAAACGAACGatatcgacgacgacgaattAGAGGATTCTACGCTTTCGAAGCATTCGCGATTCTTGGAAAAAACGCTCGGGAGATTTGTGTATCGTTCGCATAATGTTCGAGTTTACTACCGAAATAACTACCCGTACCTCACACTCTGAACTAACTTTACGCGAGTAGATGTGAAATAATAAACATCGGTTGCACgtaatgtacaaaaatataactTTATTCTTAAACACGTGATAAGAGTGAGTGGCTGTAACGGTGTGCGTTATAAGTGTGTTTGACAAGAGCCACCGGAGTGCGAGTGTTCGAGATTAACTTTATGGATGTTTGATTTTATCTGTTTTgtggcgcgcgggcgcgcgcgttTTGCGAAACGCTAACAATGAATTTTTCCTATCGACTGGTTTTTCGCTGCGATGGAAATGGGAAGTGTGTCACGAGTGATCGGTTGTGTTTACGTGCGCGAGGATTGCCACGCTGCACGAAATTGTAAAAGGAAGGGGAAGTGTTTCGAGCGAGCGCATTTTACGACACTAAATATGGCGGCGGTCGGTAACTGCcctgtatcagacgagcgagaaaaaaaaaggaagaacgcGAATTACGTTTCGTTCTAGGTTCGCTGGAGGACTTTTAAATCGAACGGACGTAAGCTAGAGAGCCTCGAGTTTCAGCATTTCGAAGAACTTGGATTATTTTGAACGTGTAAACAACCAGTAAAACAATTCAGGAACTTCGAACGAACCTAAACACGAACCCGACGAACGAGTTTCCTTTTTTAATCGTAAACGAATTATTATACATCACGgacaatttttttcctacgtACGAAACGCGtgacttattatttatttttatctaacATCGATCGAACTGGACCGTAAGACAGAGTTCAAGGTACGAAGTTTAAATTGAGTTCGAGTTCAATTTCGTTTTGAGTTTACCAGTTACACGAACGAGATTGCGATATAATTTTTTCGGGAAAGTAAAATGTCAAATATATAGCGcgtaatgttaaattaataatgCATACGAAACACACGGGGTGTGTAACCTGCCTAATAAGTGCTGCCCGTTGAGCTCCGAGCCGCGAGCCTTAAACGTGGAGGTAGGTGAAATTCGATCGTTCTTATCGCGTCTCGAGCTACGTTTATATTGGGGGAAAGAGTGCGTAGCGATAAGAGCGAGCGAGAAACGCTCGACGCGGATACGAAACCGTGAGACCGAGCGAGAAACGAACAGCGCGAGTAACGAACAGTCGGAGCGaataagaaacgatcaaaagggAGGTACGAAACAGCGAGAACGAACGGAATGGAGTTACATTCGATCGTTGGACTTCTCTCTTGCCCTTTTCCAATTACACGTTCCACGTCCAACATGAAACCTTTCGAATACGTTCgcgtttgattttattttcaccgCGAGAACCACGTTGACTCGTTCGTAACAATTTTACAACGTTAAAGGAAATGTATCGTGGTTTCTCTATTCTTTCAACTTCGGTGAATCGTTTGTAATCCGATGACATCGTCGGTTCCACGttacgcaaaaaaaaaataccgtataCAGGATTGTCCCGGAtattgatacaatttttttgtacGGATTCGTGACCAAAAGTCGTCCCCACCACTGTTTGCGCTTCTTCGATCCGTGCGACCGTTActtccgagagagagagagagagagagagagagagagagagagagagagagagagagagagagattattTCCaagaatgtgtgtgtgtgtgtgtgtgtgtgtgtgtgtgtgtgtgtgtgtgtgtgtgtgtgtgtgtgtgtgtgtgttatttCCAagaatatatgtgtgtgtgtgtgtattatttccaagaatatatatatgtgtgtatatatatattatttccaagaatatatatgtgtgtgtgtatatatattatttccaagaatatatgtatatatataatatatatgttatTGCCAAgaatatatgtttatatataatatatatgttatTGCCAAgaatatatgtttatatataatatatatgttatTGCCAAgaatatatgtttatatataatatatatattatttccaagaatgtgtgtgtgtatatgtgtgtatgtatgtatgtataccgtcagttttgagaaaaaattctctacccgTGCCTCGCATATTGATAACATCTGTCTATTTTGTAACATTACACGAGGCAGTACTGTGTACAGATTTTGTTGCGCGAAGGGCGATGCTTAACGTTACGATTGTCTTTGTTTCAGGAATACTCCACGGATGCAGTGTCCCACATTCACCTGTATCTAATGAAAAACGAGTTTTCCGTTAATTTATTCGAGGTTGGTCCCCCACGATCTGTTATCGCTTAATTCTAATAAAGTTAACGACTCTGTTGATCTGCGTCGATTCAATTAAATCGCATCGATTACCTTTGCAGCCATatatcgaagaaatttttgttcactTAAGGGGAGAGCCATTCAAGAAGTTTCTGGAGAGGTATGTGACCACCTAACGAAATAAACACAAATCGCAGCTCGTCTTTCCGTGGCTTGGAAAATTCTTAAGAAATCCTGTTGTATATTTTCAGCGAGAAGTACACTCGTTTTTGTCAATGGAAGAACTTAGAATTAAATATGCAGGTAAATTTACAACGTTGCGTACTAATTGATGCATACACACACACCGCAATAATTGCAGAGGGCAGTCACCCTGTCATGGTCGCCTCGAACATCCCCGTTGTTTTTCATAAAAGAAATTTGCAACAAAGGGACGTTATTTGCCCGAGGGAGGCAAAGCTTTTAATCGACATGAATTATTGTTTGAAAGGTTGcgttaaaagttttttttttctaaatggaTAATCGTTCTTCACCGTCCACATTCTTTCTCTACTTTGcgtcgcgttttttttttttttttttttttttttttataagatcAAGCTCAAAGGAAGGCTCTTTCAACGTCCTGTACGGTGTATAATTGAAATTTCTTGTCATCTTTTAATAGCTCCTTAGCAGGAACAAATGTTGCTCGATGTCCGTTGTTTTTAACAAAACGGTGTATCTACCGGTTCCTTGTTTTCTCTTCTATCCACTCTTGGCATTTTCTTAGCAATTGATTTGTAATTCGAGAACGGCAAATGTTCCagtcttcgatatttttttcttcgtcgcgttAGACGAAAGGACAGCAAAATTCGctacgaaataataattctcCAACGATACTCGTGCGATACTCGATGTCTGTAATAGTTCGACGAACTTATTATTTTTCGCGCGTTCCTTTGTATTTATATCTACCCGACGATTTAAGAATATCTACAGGGTGATCGAAACCTGAGCGAAGCTCGACGTCAATTTCTGCACTCGGGAAATCCGAAGCGATCGAAACGACGAATTCGGTGAACTTGTTTCCAATTTCGTCAAAACGATGAGCgttggtgaaacgaacaaacatgGTTGGGTTGGTCGTTGAAATATAGGTCGAACTCGAAAGAAACATCTGTGCCTTCGAAATTTAACGAGCTACGAATTTCGGAGAGCTGTCACCCCGATCGAAAAGTTTGCCTCCTTCGAgcgaatttctttcgaatttctttttagcAGGGAACATAACGGATACGTTTCTTGTGACACGATATCGCGATAAACGGTTTTGTAGAATCGGCCTGCgtaaaattcgataaataagAATAAATTGTGGCCCGTTTATTGTATTTACAATTCACTCGAACGAAACGCTGTTTCAGTTGACAATGAATGACTTCAGTGTGCATCGAATAATAGGCAGAGGTGGTTTCGGAGAGGTTTACGGCTGTCGGAAAGCAGACACTGGAAAAATGTACGCTATGAAGTGCCTCGACAAGAAGCGTATCAAAATGAAACAAGGCGAAACTTTAGCGCTCAACGAGAGGGTAATGCTTTCGGCAGTCAGTACCGGAGTAAGCTTCACTTGACAATTTAGAAGTTACCCTAAAATTATCGTAGACTCTAACACTTTTAGACGACGGTAGCACTAGCGTCTGCCGAACCTTTTAACGAGGTTCGATGGAAATCGTTTATAGTAAAACTTGGACGACGGTAGTACTATCGACTGTCGAACCTTTTAACGAGGTTCGATAGAAATCATTTCTAAATTGTAAAACTTAAACGACAGTATTCCTATCGACTGTCGAACCTTTTAACGAGGTTCGATAGAAATCATTTCTAAGTTGTAAGATTTGGACGATGGTAGTACTATCGACTGTCGAACCTTTTAACGAGGTTCGACAGAAATCATTTCTAAGTTGTAAGACTTGGACGATGGTAGTACTATCGACTGTCGAACCTTTTAACGAGGTTCGATAGAAATCATTTATAGTAAAATTTGAACGACGGTAGTACTATCGACTGTTGAACCTTTTAACGAGGTTCGATAGAAATCATTTCTAAATTGTAAAACTTAAACGACAGTATTCCTATCGATTGTCGAACCTTTTAACGAGGTTCGATAGAAATCATTTCTAAGTTGTAAAACTTGGACGATGGTAGTACTGTCGACTGTCGAACCTTTTAACGAGGTTCGATAGAAATCATTTCTAAATTGTAAAACTTAAACGACAGTATTCCTATCGATTGTCGAACCTTTTAACGAGGTTCGATAGAAATCATTTCTAAGTTGTAAAACTTGGACGATGGTAGTACTGTCGACTGTCGAACCTTTTAACGAGGTTCGATAGAAATCATTTATAGTAAAATTTGAACGACGGTAGTACTATCGACTGTTGAACCTTTTAACGAGGTTCGATAAAAATCATTTCGAAACTGTCCGACGAAACTTATCAGCGTACTTTACTAATCGTGTCGATGAAAAAATTGTCCTACGAATATGCAGTAACGCGTTATACCTTCACGGAGCCCAGTGCAAAATAGAATTCGGGAGCCCtgtataaagaaaagaaaaacaaataagaaaacatttttaaattcaaactcgttcgagcaacgaaacaaagaaatttcGTAACGTAAGGAAAATAATTCTACCCAAAACGAAATACGTTTGGTAGTATAAGGATCCAATAAGAATGAAACACGTCCGATCCTATAAGAAGTAGTAGCAAAATACGTTgataaaattcgatcaatttaGCAACACTGtgcgtatatcgtaaatcatCGTTACTTTCGTAGAATATCACAAGTATATCTTTTCACCGAACATTCGTTACGAAAGCAGTCCAGAAAGATAATCtttcgttatataatacttaaaaAAAGAAGTATACATTCAAATTTATCGTCGTATTCGCAAAGCACGTAAAACCAGAAAGAGACGAATCTTGTTACGATAATTACTTCCATCGCTAACAGAAGATATTCAATGGTTGCTCCAATTACGTGTGTTCACCTGCGTCAGTCACGATCGCGAGTGTTAACAGATCGAAGCATTCGTAAACaatggaaacgaaacgaatatcgTTCAGTTTATAAAGATCGATCTTGTCGAAATATTACAACGACGATTGCACGGATTCCAGGTGGATTGTCCATTCATAGTCTGTATGACGTACGCCTTCCAAACACCGGACAAACTTTGTTTCATTCTGGATCTGATGAACGGTGGCGATCTTCACTACCATCTAAACCAACACGGTGTGTTCAACGAACGAGAAATGAAGTTCTACGCGGCAGAAGTGATATTAGGGTTAGAGCACATGCACCGCAGGTTCATCGTTTACCGTGATCTGAAACCTGCGAACATACTCCTGGACGAGCACGGCCACGTTAGAATATCGGATCTAGGACTAGCCTGCGAGTTCTCGAAGAAGAAACCACACGCGAGTGTGTAAGTGCAAACCGAACAATTGCGAATTTGCATCAGAATCCTAAcgagttttttcttttcgttcattGTACATGCGCGGAACGATACAATAGAACCGATGGATCCTAGTTGCGAAGAGAACGAGTTTTCAAGTGTCTTGATATTGTTCTTGCGTTGCACGTTGCAAAATGGGACTGTGGCCTTGTTGCGTATAAAAATTTAGGTTGGTCGAGCGTGGAATCGACTAACGTGGATATGTATCTATATATTTTTAAGCGACAAAGCAAACAGCGCAACGATCATCTTGTCAATTAGTTCAGCGAGGATCTCTGACAATGAGTCaattaaattgagaaacgaccaaTTAACATTtaagtgttctttttttttttaaacaacgacCAATGATTTCTACAAGTGGACCCATTTTGAACGATCCAATGTACGATTTGGGACACAGTATATTTGAAAACGTGTTCTTCTGTGCTTCTGATCTTCTCTTTGATAAGAATTTTATAAGAATGTAGAGAAAAGAAAGTATATCGTAAACATAGAAAACGTGTCAATAGAAAGTATAAATATGGAAGAGAGTAGGAGAGAGCTGGGAAAATTgattaatgaaatatattttttatttcagtgGAACCCACGGGTACATGGCGCCGGAAGTCCTCTCGAAAGGAGTAACCTACGATTCCAGTGCCGATTGGTTCTCGTTTGGCTGTATGTTGCATAAATTGTTGAAGGGGCACAGTCCATTTAGACAAcataaaactaaaaataaacAGGAAATAGATTACATGACACTGACCAAGGTGTGTACTGTTCTATTCGTAGAGATGTGTTTATTGCATTTTGTTTTGCATGCCTGTTCGTTTGCGCAAAAACCGTTCTCCAAAGAAAATGTTACAATATTAGTTGATAATAATTAATACCGTTCGGATAAATGTCATTTCTCTTATATTGATACAATATCTGATCAAAACACAAAGGATTAATATTTCTGCATTTCCAGGGATTCAAAGTTATTTGTGAATGATAATTGATTACCTTCAATATAAACAATATACGATACGAACAATAtcattgttatttattattttatatttaggtATTTCTTCGTAACAATATAAATTCGTATCAACATCCGCAGTCTACACGTACTACACAAAATTAACGAATATTCATAATTAtggtataataaaaataaagtgaCACTTTATGCCAATGCATGATATTTATAAACGTGATCAATGATTcgtatttaatcattttaaaggatagtatcgtttattattaattaacgaaACGGATAGCATTATGGTTTATTATCGAAATTTGTGTACTTCAGCCTTTCACTAGAGCCGATTTACTATTTTCttcttattataatttttctcattttaaatatctttgaTCATTGTTATTGTGTATTATTATTGCGAGTTAGAAAGTTTAAATAGCGATAATAGAGAATTAAATGTAATATTAACGAGTAGAAAAACTATTTGTACACCCATTTGTCGTGTTATAATTTTACATTAAGGCTCGTCGAcgcaaaattgttatttttcttgTGTTATCATTCATGATACGCTAGAAAGAATTCGAAAGGAACACATTACACGTATATAATGTTATTGGTTAAAAAATGAGCGTGTAAATATTTTCCACGGACAGTGTATAAGAACAGTTTAAAGTTATTTCTTAAAGttggatgtaataaacttaTCACGGCGCAAAACACTTGCATTGCCTCTTATTAAACGGTAGTATGTAATTCTCATTTTCTACGGTGAATCGATGGTAATATTAAtcgaggaaaataatttcagAATGTTGAGCTACCGGAAACGTTTTCGCGGGAGCTGCGTTCGCTATTGGAAGGTTTGCTGCAACGAGACATCAACAACAGACTCGGTTGCCAGGGTGGAGGAGCTGACGAGCTAAAAGAACATCCGTTTTTCAGTGGTATTGATTGGCAACAAGTTTATCTCCAGAAATACACACCACCACTTATACCGCCGCGCGGCGAAGTAAACGCCGCAGACGCCTTTGATATCGGTTCCTTTGACGAAGAGGACACGAAGGGTATCAAACTGACAGATGCGGATCAAGAACTGTACAAAAATTTCCCTCTGACCATCTCTGAAAGGTGGCAGGCCGAGGTGGCCGAGACTGTGTTCGAGACAATCAATATCGAGACGGACAAGGTACGAATCGTTGACTCCTCGAGTCTTTTCTTAGCTTATCAATTTGGGTGACACGTTGAACTTGACCATCCTCTTCTTCTCTTATAGTTGGAAAGTAAAAAGAAAGCGAAGCAAAAGCAACGATTTGACACGGACGAAAAAGGTGAGAAGAATTATCATTTTCTCTCGATTGTACAGTTTCGAACGAAGAATGGTATTCTGATTGGGGAATTACTCGTTATAGGATCAGACTGCATTTTACACggttatattaaaaaattaggTGGCCCTTTCGCTAGCGCGTGGCAAACACGTTACGCGAAACTTTATCCTAATCGATTGGAACTGCATCCTGAGTCCACGATGAAGCCTGAACTTGTATTTCTTGACCAggtaaacaaataaagaaacgatattACAACAAAGAGAAGTTTAtagttaaaatgaaatattcttaTTTTGTCTCTACACGAGTTTAGTATTTGGGATGCCTGATTGGATATTTTGAATATCGAGAATATACAGAGAAAATATTAGACTTTTATATCTTTAACAATCTCAATAAACTTTTAGGTCGAGGAAGTCAGCGCGGAGCTGCAACACGTGAAAGGTGAACAGTGTATTGTCGTCCGCACGAGGGACGTGAAAATAGTACTTACAAACCCCGTAAGTAGAAGATGAAATAACAGAATCAAAGTTTACTTTGAATTCTACTAGTACATTAAATTTTGACAATTGTACAACATCGGTATATATAGTCCTATGCCCATTAATTTGTCGGTGTTGTTTCGAAACATCTGGTATATTCGTTATATTAATTCAAAACTTTGAAGTTGATAAGGAATAACCAATTAATACGCTAATTGACCAAATGACTTAACTTGCTCCGGGTGCCAAATGGTTTAAGTACGCTCTTGCTCGTTCCTAATATACACAACTGAACCAGCCGTATGTACACAGACATTACTGGAAGCTTAACCGCAGACTTAGCTGTGTTTATATTGACGCTGTGACGCAACTCATAGACAGTGTGTAGAAGCAATCCCCTTACCTCGCAATACACCTCACGGATGATCTTCTCAATTCGCTACAATACCTACGTATACCTAGTTAACCAGAAAGTAGTTAACGCTCAATTACTCTCCGTAGGACGAAATCAGCTTGAAGGAATGGGCATTATCACTGAGATCTGCGCACAAATGTTCGATGGAAATGTTGGGCAATATGGCAAAGAAAGCTGGCAAGATTTATGGGACTGAACGGGACGCACTGATCCCACCGATGCAGCGCTCCACGAACGGCAACTAGCCCATTGCTAATATCTGTACGCCGGCGTCATACTCCAGTCCCACTGCCCCCCAGCAGCAACAACTTTTTTTATACTGAAAATCAACGCAGAGACCATAGAAGAATTCTCAGCAAGAACGGCATCGGGAGGCGACTTCCTGCGACCGGAACCAGAAGTATCTAGGTCTCGGAACAGCTCCAAAGAAACTCCCTTTGAACGGCGGGTAGCGTCACTCTGTATAGAGACTCTAGGAAGTAGTGTCGTACGAACCGTCACGACGTTATATTTGTACGTTAGCTGTATGTGCAATGTGACGTAGGAACTAGCAACTGAACAATGCCCATCGATACACACACTCACGAACTCGAAATCCGCACGCACACGCACGAATACACACATGTATACACTTACACAGAACCCGAACAcagacgcgcgcacacacacatatacacaaaGGACACAAAAATGCAACCAGTAGTGTATTATTGTTATATCAATACAAGGTATGACCTGGTCCCGATTATACTTCTACACCGTTCTATACCACTCGGTTACTTAATTTATTTACTAATGCAGGACGGTTTTATATTGTCGTTACGTAACGGTAACACGTGCGCAAACTCGTTTATTTATTGTGTTGAAAGAGACGAAAGCAGAAGAGCTCGAACAGTTTGCACATTGTCGGCAGCCAACCGAGGATCGTTGTAATAATTGTGTACGCTCGAGTAAGTAAGGTGAGTTCGCTCCGGCAATAAAATTGTGCGACGAACGCAGATCTTGTATATATTTCTTCATTTTACTCGATCCTATGTCCAGATTGGGAAAATAAGTAGTTCGAGGGAGCTGGATAACCCGAGATTGATCTTATTTTTCTGCAAAGTATTACATACAATTTTGGATAACGCAACAAATAACATTCACATATTTCCCAGTTAAACATAGTTGTGATTAGTGTTGGACTTCTAGCACATGGCAATAGTTAAAAATGATATGGAGTATTATTCAGAAGTAAGAATACTTGAAAGTTTCTAAAACAtcttgaacaattttcaaaatacgaaAAATCATAAAAGCTTTGCCACGACCACTTCGATAGCAAATATTGATATTCGTAGTATATGTTGCAAGGTATGTTATTTCAATAACTTATATTCTTTAAATTATCGAGTTATTACACCTTATATTTTACACCTGGTAACAGAGATCTATAATTCATCATc
The sequence above is drawn from the Ptiloglossa arizonensis isolate GNS036 chromosome 1, iyPtiAriz1_principal, whole genome shotgun sequence genome and encodes:
- the Gprk1 gene encoding G protein-coupled receptor kinase 1 translates to MADLEAVLADVSYLMAMEKSKCTPAARASKKIVLPDPSVRSVMHKYLEKQKEVNFDKIFNQMFGYLLFKDFCENVAEEPIPQLRFYEEIKAYEKVECPVERRQLAREIYDNFIMKELLAHTHEYSTDAVSHIHLYLMKNEFSVNLFEPYIEEIFVHLRGEPFKKFLESEKYTRFCQWKNLELNMQLTMNDFSVHRIIGRGGFGEVYGCRKADTGKMYAMKCLDKKRIKMKQGETLALNERVMLSAVSTGVDCPFIVCMTYAFQTPDKLCFILDLMNGGDLHYHLNQHGVFNEREMKFYAAEVILGLEHMHRRFIVYRDLKPANILLDEHGHVRISDLGLACEFSKKKPHASVGTHGYMAPEVLSKGVTYDSSADWFSFGCMLHKLLKGHSPFRQHKTKNKQEIDYMTLTKNVELPETFSRELRSLLEGLLQRDINNRLGCQGGGADELKEHPFFSGIDWQQVYLQKYTPPLIPPRGEVNAADAFDIGSFDEEDTKGIKLTDADQELYKNFPLTISERWQAEVAETVFETINIETDKLESKKKAKQKQRFDTDEKGSDCILHGYIKKLGGPFASAWQTRYAKLYPNRLELHPESTMKPELVFLDQVEEVSAELQHVKGEQCIVVRTRDVKIVLTNPDEISLKEWALSLRSAHKCSMEMLGNMAKKAGKIYGTERDALIPPMQRSTNGN